The following coding sequences lie in one Zingiber officinale cultivar Zhangliang chromosome 2B, Zo_v1.1, whole genome shotgun sequence genomic window:
- the LOC122046979 gene encoding uncharacterized protein LOC122046979 produces MQEMRSIFLQSMRQQNHPEQIASGGICSGIGNEFGSNSDINIGAKKSIFQSNLRNVSRGDICVNTKCKLLHWSAEELVVAEGRIASTDPNTKVHHVILGGSCWKVWVDKVLVEKVDLIRPNDECNFLMMQ; encoded by the exons atgcaagaaatgaggtcTATATTTTTACAAAGTATGAGACAACAAAATCATCCAGAACAG ATTGCTAGTGGTGGCATTTGTAGCGGTATTGGGAATGAATTTGGTAGCAATAGCGATATCAATATTGGTGCCAAAAAAAGTATTTTTCAG TCAAATTTGAGAAATGTGAGTCGTGGAGATATCTGTGTTAATACTAAATGTAAGCTGCTTCATTGGTCTGCTGAAGAATTAGTTGTTGCAGAAGGTCGAATTGCATCCACAGATCCAAACACAAAAGTGCATCACGTTAttcttggtggatcatgttggaaagtttgggttgataaagttttggtggaaaaggtggacctaattcgaccaaatgatgaatgcaatttcttgatgatgcaatag